AGCTGGCTGCAGCGGGTGCTCCACGAGGGCGCGGAGCGCTCCGGCGTCGAGCTCCGTCGCGGACAGCGTGTGGCGTCCGTGACCGCGGGGGAAGGGGTCGCGGCGGTGACGCTGGCCGACGGGAGCACCGAGGAGGCCGACGTCGTGATCGGCGCCGACGGGGTGGGCTCCGTCGCCCGCCGCTACGTGGCCCCGGAGGCGCGGCCGGCGTTCACCGGCCTGCTGGGCACCGGCGGGTTCTCGGTCGTCCCCGGGCTGGGTCCCACACCGGGTCGTCAGCACGTGGTGTTCGGGAGACGGGCCTTCTTCGGCTACCTGGTCCGCGACGACGCCACCTGCTACTGGTTCGCCAACCTGTCGGCGGCCGCGCCACCCTCGCCCGACGAGTCAGCGATCGGCAGCGCAGCGTTGTTGTCGAGGTTGCGGGACCTGCACGCCGACGACCCCTGCCCGGTGCCGCAGATCCTCGCGCACACCCGGGCCGAGCTCCGGGCCTACCCGATCTTCCGGCTCGACACGGTGTCGCGCTGGTCGCGGGGACGGGTGGTGCTGGCCGGGGACGCCGTCCACGCCACGAGTCCCTCGGCCGGGCAGGGAGCATCGCTCGCCCTCGAGGACGCCGGCGAGCTCGCCGCTGCCCTCAGGGACTGGACGTGCCCACTCGACGCGTTCACCGCCTACGAGCGCGGGCGGCGCGAGCGCGTCGAGGCGATCGTCGCCCATGCCGCGGCCATCGACCGACGCAAGCGGGTGCCGACCAGCCGGATCGGGGCCGCCCTGCGCGATGCACTGCTTCCCACGCTGCTGCGCCGGGCTGCCGGCGACACGCGGCAGGACTGGCTCTACGACCACGAGCCACGTCGGTCGGAGCAGGCGTGGTGACTCGGCAGGCACTCCCCCGACGACGGTCGGCGTGGGTGCGATGGCTCCTGCGCCTGGTCGCGCTCGCACTGCTCGGAGCTCTCGGTGTCGCTGTCTTCGCGGCCTGGGCGTGGTTCACGGTGCCCGTCGACACGGCGGGGTCGGTGGACTTCCGGCGGCCCCTGGCGGTTCCGCCACTGGTCGAGTCCTCGGTCGTCGGCGGCGAGCGGGTCTTCGACCTGCGGCTCCAGGAGGGCACGAGCGACTTCGGCCGGGGCAGCACCCCCACCTGGGGAGTCAACGGCGACTACCTCGGACCCACCTTGCGGGCTCACCGGGGGGAGCGGGTCCGGGTCCGGGTCCACAACGACCTCCCCGAGGACAGCAGCCTCCACTGGCACGGCATGCACCTCCCGGCCCAGATGGACGGCGGGCCCCACCAGCCGGTCCGGACGGGCGCGACGTGGGAACCCCACTGGCGCATCGACCAGCCCGCCGCGACGCTCTGGTACCACCCGCACCCCCACGGCGCGACGGCCCGGCACGTCTACCGCGGCGTGGCCGGCATGTTCATCCTCGACGACCCGGAGAGCCTCCGCCTGGGCCTGCCGCAGGAGTACGGCGTCGACGACGTCCCGGTGATCCTCCAGGACAAGCAGCTCGACGACGACGGCTCGCTCGACGAGGACCCCTCGGTGTTCCAGTCGGCGGGTCTCACCGGAGACACGGTCGTGGTCAACGGCACGGTGGGGCCCTACCTCGACGTGACCACCGAGCTGGTGCGGCTGCGCGTCGTGAACGCCTCCAACGCCCGCCCGTACGCGCTGGCCCTCGACGACGGCAGCAGCTTCGAGATGGTGGCCGGCGACGGTGGACTCCTGGAGGCCCCGGTGACCCTGACCAGGCTGCAGCTCTCCGTCGGCGAGCGCGCCGAGATCGTGGTGGCGCTCGAGCCCGGTGAACGTCGGGTGCTGCGGTCCGGGCCCTCCGACACCCGTGACCGGATGGCCGGCGGCATCGACCGCCTCGACCTCCTGCAGCTGCGGGCGGCCGACAGGCTCACCCCGTCACGACCACTGCCGCGGCGGCTCGTCACGCAGCCCACCCTCGACGAGGCCGATGCCACACGCACCAGGACCTTCGAGCTGTCCGGGTTCTCGATCAACGGCCTCAGCATGGACATGGGCCGCGTCGACCACCGGAGCGTCGTCGGTGACACCGAGATCTGGGAGGTCACGAACCTCGACGGCGGCAGTCACAACTTCCACGTCCACGACGTGCAGTTCCGGGTCCTGGACGTCGATGGTGAGCCCCCGCCCCCCGAGCTCTCCGGACGGAAGGACACGATCTGGGTGCGCCCGCAGGAGACGGTGCGGATCGTCCTGAGGTTCGAGGACTACACCTCGACACGGTGGCCCTACATGTTCCACTGCCACACGCTGCGGCACGAGGACCTCGGGATGATGGGGCAGTTCCTGGTGACCGAGCCCGGTGACACCGCTCCGGACCGGCTGCCACGGAGTCCTGGGCACGCGCACTGACCGGCGCCCACGGGTCCGCCGCCCCAGTCATCGGGAACCGGGACCCGGTGTCACCTCGCCCCGCGGTCGCGGAAGACCCGGCGCAGCCGGTCGGCCTTCCAGACCGACTCGGCCCACTCGTCGGTCACGGTCGAGTGGACGGTGATGCCGCCGCCGGTGCCCAGCGTCCAGGTGCCGTCGCCACCGGTGAGGAGGCTGCGGATCACCACACCCAGGTCGGCCCGGCCGTCGGCAGCGATCCAGCCGAACGCCCCGGCGTACGCCGAGCGAGGGGTGGCCTCGACCTCCTCGATCACCTGCATGGTGCGCAGCTTGGGAGCGCCGGTCATCGAGCCGGCGGGGAAGAGCGCGCGGAGGGCCGCCAGGGTGGTGACCTCGGGGCG
The genomic region above belongs to Nocardioides coralli and contains:
- a CDS encoding FAD-dependent oxidoreductase → MPRALVVGGGIAGPAVAQLLTATGWEALVLDDRPGTEDEEGLFLSLAVNGRRILRMLCLEDRLLEDAHPAPSLVMWGSGGKQLGVVPTGPAGRPADGGVVVRRSWLQRVLHEGAERSGVELRRGQRVASVTAGEGVAAVTLADGSTEEADVVIGADGVGSVARRYVAPEARPAFTGLLGTGGFSVVPGLGPTPGRQHVVFGRRAFFGYLVRDDATCYWFANLSAAAPPSPDESAIGSAALLSRLRDLHADDPCPVPQILAHTRAELRAYPIFRLDTVSRWSRGRVVLAGDAVHATSPSAGQGASLALEDAGELAAALRDWTCPLDAFTAYERGRRERVEAIVAHAAAIDRRKRVPTSRIGAALRDALLPTLLRRAAGDTRQDWLYDHEPRRSEQAW
- a CDS encoding multicopper oxidase family protein, with translation MRWLLRLVALALLGALGVAVFAAWAWFTVPVDTAGSVDFRRPLAVPPLVESSVVGGERVFDLRLQEGTSDFGRGSTPTWGVNGDYLGPTLRAHRGERVRVRVHNDLPEDSSLHWHGMHLPAQMDGGPHQPVRTGATWEPHWRIDQPAATLWYHPHPHGATARHVYRGVAGMFILDDPESLRLGLPQEYGVDDVPVILQDKQLDDDGSLDEDPSVFQSAGLTGDTVVVNGTVGPYLDVTTELVRLRVVNASNARPYALALDDGSSFEMVAGDGGLLEAPVTLTRLQLSVGERAEIVVALEPGERRVLRSGPSDTRDRMAGGIDRLDLLQLRAADRLTPSRPLPRRLVTQPTLDEADATRTRTFELSGFSINGLSMDMGRVDHRSVVGDTEIWEVTNLDGGSHNFHVHDVQFRVLDVDGEPPPPELSGRKDTIWVRPQETVRIVLRFEDYTSTRWPYMFHCHTLRHEDLGMMGQFLVTEPGDTAPDRLPRSPGHAH